A portion of the Oxynema aestuarii AP17 genome contains these proteins:
- a CDS encoding response regulator: MMTHSLSSLPSILSVDDDRLIHLLIERMLSDRCRLFIALNAEEALSQLLHQKIDLLLLDVSMPGISGLELCRIVRQLPHCEKIPIIMLTGRNSPFDRVQGCLAGATEYLTKPFQPNKLCQIVDRYLGTSACHSTCVLDDRTSIANR; the protein is encoded by the coding sequence ATGATGACTCATTCTCTTAGTTCGTTGCCAAGTATTTTATCTGTAGATGACGATCGCTTGATCCATTTATTAATTGAAAGAATGTTAAGCGATCGCTGTCGCCTCTTCATTGCACTCAATGCCGAAGAGGCATTATCCCAACTTCTGCATCAAAAAATCGATTTGTTACTACTCGATGTTTCCATGCCGGGAATTAGCGGTTTAGAACTGTGCCGCATTGTCAGACAACTGCCCCACTGCGAAAAAATTCCCATTATTATGCTCACTGGCAGAAATAGTCCGTTCGATCGCGTTCAAGGCTGTTTGGCGGGAGCTACAGAATATTTAACAAAACCTTTTCAGCCCAACAAGTTATGTCAGATCGTCGATCGCTATCTCGGCACTTCCGCGTGCCATTCCACTTGCGTCTTAGACGATCGCACCTCGATCGCCAACCGATGA
- a CDS encoding methyl-accepting chemotaxis protein: protein MGFSNLLFAPTPDTSIAAGPLWWEGAIHAILALGYITVAGLSLLTWVRERPLRETPARGQLPFAVVGVVLVAASAAQGIAASRTWADTVPKSLEMVGWGIETVGIWLLCATIAARGRQLAAAVRIGSKPAAAFADETIEHLPLGVAWTDENGAYLGANRRFIASVGLDEDGATPSKSDADPVAGGKSSALSDAAAELQGRAIATGQAQEQIVPLESSGASAKREAMTRVTRARLRAIPLRDRHERRATMLVVEDLEPSDRLERAANQHRNNWDSLFHGLDDALFVHDLEGRVLDVNQKASRLYGIERSRLQEIEIARDCSAPGNPTDRLSDRWNGAIAGTVQHFNWKAKRCDDRRPFDVEVTLNRIDYNDRPAILAHVREIGRSLRIQKELRQSETQLRLFVEHTPAAVAMLDRDLRYLVVSRRWLQDYGLGEADTDVRSLVGRSHYELFPEIPESWKQLHQRVLNGESLKSDGEAFPRADGRTDWVRWELYPWLEDSGNIGGLMMFTEVITERKQAELERARLLNILESSLNEIYVFDRDSLQFQYVNRGAANNLGYSPAEILASSARTIQASADLGDLEAAIAPLLDGRQDRVIFDNEHRRADGSTYPVEVHLQRVEWDERQAFLAVALDISDRRSAQRALLESERRFRTMADTVPALIWTARADGSADDFNKGWQEFTGRAIECDLGYGWAEIFHPEDRDRSVGAYERAFAARQPFTLETRLLHRSGEYRWLLVSALPRYDSDGEFQGFIGSCLDIDDRKQAEQALKESEEGFRVLIDGVRDYAIIRLDPQGTVVSWNAGARRIKGYNASEIIGQSFECFYSPEDRERGQPQRELQIAASQGRFENEGVRVRRDGSQFWANVILTALRDDDGELRGFTKVTRDISDRRQTQQELERLTAELEGRVKERTAELERANARLQREIGDRALAEEQLAELAAARKAEADAIAQQAIQLLGQIKSAARGDLRVRAEVTNDTLGALADSFNFLISSLRKIVTGIAQLATEVKAETGTSIAKTQELAQMAGTQARQIERALAQIEQMAHSIQNVSEVSRQTQAVAERAAQKAQVGGESVDRAVAGIAQLRQTIAQTAKMMKRLGESSQQIGKIVTSISQIAAQTNLLALNATIEAARAGERGLGFAVVAEEIRKLADRSAGATEEISEIVELLRGEIGQVTAAMEAGTQEVIAETQLAAEVKTHLMEIIEVSREIDALVLDITRATSQQSVSIHEIARVMEQVSEISGQTEEKSVEVRGSLDGLAIAVERLQQSASNFRA, encoded by the coding sequence ATGGGATTTAGCAACCTGCTTTTCGCACCCACCCCGGACACCTCGATCGCCGCCGGGCCGCTCTGGTGGGAAGGAGCCATCCACGCCATCCTCGCATTGGGATACATCACCGTAGCCGGACTCTCCCTCCTCACCTGGGTTAGAGAACGCCCCCTTCGCGAAACCCCCGCACGAGGACAGCTCCCCTTCGCCGTCGTGGGAGTCGTCCTCGTCGCCGCCAGTGCAGCTCAAGGCATCGCCGCCAGTCGAACCTGGGCCGACACCGTACCGAAAAGCCTGGAAATGGTCGGGTGGGGCATTGAAACCGTAGGAATATGGCTGCTGTGCGCGACGATCGCCGCCCGAGGGCGCCAACTGGCCGCCGCCGTCCGAATCGGCTCGAAGCCCGCAGCCGCCTTCGCGGACGAAACCATCGAACACCTGCCCTTGGGCGTCGCCTGGACGGACGAAAACGGAGCCTATCTCGGCGCCAATCGGCGCTTTATCGCCAGCGTCGGTCTCGACGAAGACGGCGCGACTCCCTCGAAAAGCGACGCCGACCCCGTCGCCGGAGGGAAATCGAGCGCCCTCAGCGACGCTGCCGCCGAACTCCAAGGTCGCGCGATCGCCACCGGACAAGCGCAAGAGCAGATCGTCCCCCTCGAATCGAGCGGTGCATCCGCGAAGCGCGAAGCCATGACTCGGGTTACACGCGCTCGCCTACGGGCCATTCCCCTGCGCGATCGCCACGAACGGCGCGCCACGATGCTCGTCGTCGAAGATCTCGAACCGAGCGATCGGCTCGAACGGGCCGCGAACCAACATCGCAACAACTGGGACAGCCTGTTTCACGGCCTCGACGATGCCTTATTCGTACACGATCTCGAAGGTCGCGTCCTCGACGTCAATCAAAAAGCCTCGCGCCTTTACGGGATCGAGCGATCGCGGCTCCAGGAAATCGAGATCGCCCGCGACTGCTCCGCCCCGGGCAACCCGACCGACCGACTGAGCGATCGCTGGAACGGCGCGATCGCCGGAACCGTGCAGCACTTCAACTGGAAAGCCAAACGCTGCGACGATCGCCGCCCCTTCGACGTCGAAGTCACCTTAAACCGCATCGACTACAACGACCGACCCGCCATCCTCGCCCACGTGCGCGAAATCGGGCGTAGCCTGCGCATTCAAAAAGAACTGCGCCAAAGTGAAACCCAACTGCGCCTGTTCGTCGAACATACCCCCGCCGCCGTCGCCATGCTCGATCGCGACCTGCGCTATCTCGTCGTCAGTCGGCGCTGGCTGCAAGATTACGGCTTGGGAGAGGCGGACACCGACGTGCGCTCCCTCGTCGGGCGATCGCACTACGAACTGTTCCCCGAAATTCCCGAATCCTGGAAACAACTGCACCAGCGCGTTTTAAACGGCGAAAGTCTCAAAAGTGACGGCGAAGCCTTTCCTCGCGCCGACGGTCGCACCGATTGGGTACGCTGGGAACTCTATCCCTGGCTCGAAGACTCCGGCAACATCGGCGGCTTGATGATGTTTACCGAGGTGATTACCGAACGCAAACAAGCCGAACTCGAACGGGCGCGCCTGTTAAACATCCTCGAATCGAGCCTCAACGAAATTTACGTTTTCGATCGCGACAGCCTCCAATTTCAATATGTCAATCGAGGCGCCGCCAATAATTTAGGCTATTCTCCCGCCGAGATTTTGGCCTCCAGCGCCCGAACCATTCAAGCCAGTGCCGACCTGGGCGACCTGGAAGCGGCGATCGCCCCGTTGCTCGACGGTCGGCAAGATCGGGTCATCTTCGACAACGAGCACCGACGCGCCGACGGCAGTACCTATCCGGTGGAGGTTCACCTCCAACGGGTCGAGTGGGACGAACGACAAGCTTTTTTAGCGGTCGCCCTCGACATCAGCGATCGCCGCTCGGCCCAACGAGCGCTTTTAGAGAGCGAGCGACGGTTTCGGACGATGGCGGATACCGTTCCCGCCTTGATTTGGACCGCCCGCGCCGACGGCAGTGCGGACGACTTCAACAAGGGGTGGCAGGAGTTTACCGGACGGGCGATCGAGTGCGATTTGGGGTACGGTTGGGCCGAAATCTTTCATCCCGAAGACCGCGATCGCAGCGTCGGCGCTTACGAACGCGCCTTTGCCGCGCGCCAACCCTTTACCCTCGAAACCCGCTTGCTGCACCGTTCCGGCGAATATCGCTGGTTGCTCGTCAGCGCACTGCCGCGCTACGACAGCGACGGCGAATTTCAAGGTTTCATCGGTTCGTGTTTGGATATCGACGATCGCAAACAAGCCGAACAAGCTTTAAAAGAAAGCGAAGAGGGATTTCGGGTCTTAATCGACGGCGTGCGCGACTACGCCATCATCCGCCTCGACCCTCAAGGGACCGTCGTCAGTTGGAATGCAGGGGCGCGCCGGATTAAAGGTTATAACGCCTCCGAGATTATCGGGCAGTCCTTCGAGTGCTTCTACTCCCCCGAAGACCGCGAACGGGGTCAACCCCAACGCGAACTTCAGATCGCCGCCAGTCAAGGACGGTTTGAAAACGAAGGGGTGCGGGTTCGTCGAGACGGCAGTCAATTTTGGGCGAACGTCATCCTCACCGCCTTACGCGACGACGACGGCGAACTGCGCGGCTTTACCAAGGTGACCCGGGACATTTCCGATCGCCGACAAACCCAACAAGAGCTAGAACGACTGACCGCCGAACTCGAAGGCCGGGTCAAAGAACGCACCGCCGAACTCGAACGGGCCAACGCACGACTGCAACGAGAAATCGGCGATCGCGCCCTAGCCGAAGAACAGTTAGCCGAACTCGCCGCCGCCCGCAAAGCCGAAGCCGACGCGATCGCCCAACAAGCCATCCAACTGCTCGGGCAGATCAAAAGCGCCGCCCGAGGGGACTTGCGCGTCCGCGCCGAAGTCACCAACGACACCCTCGGCGCCTTGGCGGACTCGTTCAACTTCCTGATTTCCTCCCTGCGGAAAATCGTTACCGGAATCGCCCAACTCGCCACCGAAGTCAAAGCGGAAACCGGAACCTCGATCGCCAAGACCCAAGAACTGGCTCAAATGGCCGGAACCCAAGCCCGCCAAATCGAACGAGCCCTCGCCCAAATCGAACAGATGGCCCATTCGATTCAAAACGTCAGCGAGGTCTCGCGCCAAACGCAAGCAGTCGCCGAACGAGCGGCGCAAAAAGCCCAAGTGGGCGGGGAATCCGTCGATCGCGCCGTCGCCGGAATCGCCCAATTGCGCCAGACGATCGCCCAAACCGCCAAAATGATGAAGCGCTTGGGAGAAAGTTCGCAGCAAATCGGCAAAATTGTCACCTCGATCTCTCAAATTGCCGCCCAAACCAATTTACTCGCCCTCAACGCCACTATCGAAGCCGCCCGCGCCGGAGAACGGGGGTTGGGCTTTGCGGTGGTTGCCGAAGAAATTCGCAAACTCGCGGACCGTTCCGCCGGGGCGACTGAGGAGATTTCCGAAATTGTCGAACTCCTGCGCGGCGAAATCGGTCAGGTGACCGCCGCCATGGAGGCGGGAACGCAAGAAGTGATTGCGGAAACCCAACTGGCGGCAGAAGTGAAAACTCACTTGATGGAAATTATCGAAGTCAGCCGCGAAATAGACGCTCTGGTGCTCGATATTACCCGGGCGACGAGCCAGCAAAGCGTCAGCATTCACGAGATCGCCCGCGTCATGGAGCAAGTCAGCGAAATTTCCGGCCAGACCGAGGAAAAATCGGTGGAAGTCAGGGGTTCCCTCGACGGACTGGCGATCGCCGTCGAACGCCTCCAGCAATCGGCGAGCAATTTTCGCGCCTGA
- a CDS encoding response regulator has product MSKVLVVDDVYSELELICRILREAGMDVAEARNGEEAIARIRENLPDVVILDVIMPGMNGFEVIRELRDDPKTKNLPVVFCSQKNTEIDKVWGMELGADAYLTKPFEPQQLLHIVERLS; this is encoded by the coding sequence ATGTCAAAAGTATTAGTCGTCGATGATGTTTACAGCGAATTAGAATTAATTTGTCGCATTCTCCGGGAAGCGGGAATGGACGTCGCCGAAGCCAGAAACGGAGAAGAAGCGATCGCGCGAATTCGAGAAAATTTGCCCGACGTAGTGATTTTAGACGTGATCATGCCCGGAATGAACGGCTTTGAAGTGATCCGGGAGCTGCGCGACGATCCGAAAACGAAAAATCTCCCGGTGGTCTTCTGCTCGCAAAAAAACACGGAAATCGATAAAGTATGGGGAATGGAGTTAGGTGCAGATGCGTACCTGACCAAACCCTTCGAGCCGCAACAACTGTTGCATATTGTCGAGCGGCTGAGTTAA
- a CDS encoding PAS domain S-box protein codes for MLDTLLSSLSSNFLPQGNGYLWHPGLLWLHIFADLGSTVAELAVAACLLYLGRSRRDLPFAAVLTLLGAAIAVAGASHALALWTVWHPDYWLLEAVKTVAALLFGGVALETILGLPQALQLPDPGQLAQTNRILERELHEARLACRDGDRLRQWWERSREAVVSWTPDGAIVSLNPAARELLGLTEFEAIAGCSAFEVYPPIQRQQLESEVLPATIAAGVWSGETAVRSRGGDRQIPVAQTTIARRDDNGAIVEFSALLQNLSALKQAETALAQSERRFHDFVERAPDPIFLYDLDGRLRDLNARASATLGYSREQLLELAIDDLAPQAAVNRDLELWQQLEEDVPLAVETVYRRADGSTFPVELRLSRFDSGAESLVLAIARDISERQADASERERRSEEQAQLLAEIQPLRQGVEIARVAIAIVDRHLRPVYQNPAFTQLSNSNSQQLPISGNFTLLFADPTVRPQFRETLERGESYRAEVEIRSRDGRLVPTLLRADPIRDETGRVEGAIAFFTQIGDAGEPRQVLEAERRRLHAILDSLPALVYLQNADYRIQLANRRFKELFGEVEDRYCYQIIGCSDRPREDCPVTEVFQHQRSTTWECSSPETGQVFELHNTPFVDIDGSASVLTLGLEIGDRKRIERERDMFFTLSLDLLCVAGLSDGTFKRLNPAWTKVLGYEESELLDRPFIEFVHPDDRETTLAEAEKLASGDITINFENRYRCKDGSYRWLSWSAIASLEHETIYATARDITESKRTEAQLRQLTSEQERLLHEVKARQNALDRAALVSETDLAGRITFANSNFCQISGYSSAELLGKNHRIVNSGYHSQAFFEQMWQAIASGQVWKGEMCNRSKQGNLYWVDTTIAPIFNARGQVSKYVSIRFDITERKQVERDLEQLATQRKAESDALTQQVLQLLGEIKGAAKGDLTVRARVDRGSLAAVADSFNFLISSLRQIVTGIAQLAAQVRRATRDSTVDTAELAQMASDGAGQIERALKYVERLNASIQEVTDVSQSAARVAEQAAQTAQVGGESVDRAVAGIAQLRQTIAQTAKMMKRLGESSQQIGKIVTSISQIAAQTNLLALNATIEAARAGERGLGFAVVAEEIRKLADRSAGATEEISEIVEQIRTEVGRVSEAMEAGTQEAIAGTQLAADAKSHLNAIIEVSQEMNELVQKITKATTKQTAGSEAIAKVMQQVSAISESTAHKSVEVRSSLDGLAIAVNQLQESVANFRS; via the coding sequence ATGCTCGATACCCTACTCTCGTCACTTTCCAGCAACTTTCTGCCTCAAGGAAACGGCTACTTGTGGCATCCCGGCTTACTCTGGCTGCATATCTTCGCCGACTTGGGTTCCACTGTCGCCGAACTCGCCGTCGCCGCTTGTTTGCTCTATCTGGGGCGATCGCGTCGCGATCTGCCTTTCGCTGCCGTTCTCACCCTACTCGGCGCCGCGATCGCCGTCGCGGGCGCTTCTCACGCGCTCGCCCTGTGGACGGTCTGGCACCCGGATTACTGGCTCCTAGAAGCCGTTAAAACCGTCGCCGCCCTCCTGTTCGGGGGGGTGGCTTTAGAGACGATTTTAGGGCTGCCCCAAGCCCTGCAACTGCCCGATCCGGGGCAACTCGCCCAAACCAACCGCATTTTAGAACGGGAGCTGCACGAGGCTCGTCTCGCCTGTCGCGACGGCGATCGCCTACGGCAGTGGTGGGAACGCAGCCGCGAAGCGGTCGTCTCTTGGACTCCCGACGGCGCGATCGTCTCTCTCAACCCCGCAGCCCGCGAGCTGTTGGGTTTGACTGAGTTCGAGGCGATCGCCGGATGTTCCGCGTTCGAGGTTTATCCCCCGATCCAGCGCCAGCAACTCGAAAGCGAAGTCCTCCCCGCAACGATCGCCGCCGGGGTCTGGTCCGGGGAAACTGCGGTGCGTTCCCGAGGGGGCGATCGTCAAATTCCCGTCGCTCAAACGACGATCGCCCGCCGTGACGACAATGGCGCGATCGTCGAATTTAGCGCCTTACTCCAAAATCTCAGCGCCCTCAAACAAGCGGAAACGGCCCTCGCCCAGAGCGAACGGCGCTTTCACGACTTCGTAGAACGCGCCCCCGATCCTATCTTTCTATACGACCTCGACGGTCGTTTACGCGATCTCAATGCCCGGGCGAGTGCGACGCTGGGATATTCCCGCGAGCAATTACTGGAACTGGCGATCGACGATCTCGCCCCGCAAGCGGCGGTCAACCGCGATCTCGAACTCTGGCAGCAGTTAGAAGAAGATGTTCCTCTCGCCGTCGAAACGGTCTACCGACGCGCCGACGGCAGCACGTTCCCGGTGGAACTGCGGTTGAGTCGTTTTGACTCCGGCGCCGAATCGCTCGTTTTGGCGATCGCCCGGGATATCTCCGAACGCCAAGCCGACGCGAGCGAACGGGAGCGCCGATCTGAGGAACAAGCGCAATTACTCGCCGAGATCCAACCGTTGCGTCAAGGGGTCGAAATCGCCAGGGTGGCGATCGCGATCGTCGATCGCCACTTGCGCCCGGTCTATCAAAACCCAGCTTTCACTCAATTGTCGAACTCTAACTCGCAACAACTGCCGATCTCGGGCAACTTTACCCTGCTGTTTGCCGATCCGACGGTCCGCCCTCAATTCAGAGAAACCCTCGAACGGGGCGAGTCTTATCGAGCTGAAGTTGAAATTCGCTCCCGCGACGGTCGTCTCGTTCCGACGCTGTTAAGGGCCGATCCGATCCGCGACGAAACGGGTCGAGTCGAGGGGGCGATCGCCTTTTTTACCCAGATCGGCGACGCTGGCGAGCCTCGTCAAGTCCTCGAAGCGGAACGCCGACGGCTGCACGCGATTCTCGATTCTCTCCCGGCGCTCGTTTACCTGCAAAATGCAGACTATCGAATCCAGTTAGCCAACCGCCGATTTAAGGAATTGTTCGGCGAGGTGGAAGATCGATACTGCTATCAAATTATCGGCTGCAGCGATCGCCCCCGGGAGGACTGTCCCGTGACGGAGGTGTTCCAACACCAAAGGTCTACAACTTGGGAATGTAGTTCCCCCGAAACCGGACAGGTGTTCGAGCTTCACAATACCCCGTTTGTCGATATCGACGGCAGCGCCTCGGTCTTGACGTTGGGATTGGAAATTGGCGATCGCAAACGGATCGAACGAGAACGGGATATGTTTTTTACCCTCTCGTTGGATTTGTTGTGCGTAGCCGGATTGAGCGACGGCACCTTCAAACGCCTCAACCCCGCTTGGACGAAGGTTCTCGGGTACGAGGAATCGGAGTTGCTCGATCGCCCCTTCATCGAATTCGTCCATCCCGACGACCGCGAGACTACCCTCGCCGAGGCCGAAAAACTGGCCTCGGGAGACATCACCATTAATTTTGAAAACCGCTATCGCTGCAAAGACGGTTCCTATCGATGGCTCTCGTGGAGTGCGATCGCTTCTCTCGAACACGAAACTATTTATGCGACCGCTCGGGATATTACCGAAAGCAAGCGCACGGAAGCCCAACTTCGCCAACTCACCAGCGAACAAGAACGTCTCTTGCACGAGGTCAAAGCCCGCCAAAATGCGCTCGATCGCGCCGCCCTCGTGAGCGAAACGGACCTCGCCGGGCGGATTACCTTTGCTAATTCCAATTTTTGTCAGATTTCCGGTTATTCTTCTGCCGAACTCCTCGGCAAAAACCATCGGATCGTCAATTCGGGCTATCATTCGCAAGCGTTTTTCGAGCAAATGTGGCAGGCGATCGCCTCGGGCCAAGTCTGGAAGGGCGAAATGTGCAATCGCTCCAAACAAGGGAACTTGTATTGGGTCGATACGACGATCGCCCCCATTTTTAATGCCCGAGGTCAAGTTAGCAAGTACGTCAGCATTCGTTTCGACATCACCGAACGCAAGCAGGTGGAACGAGACCTGGAACAATTGGCGACCCAACGCAAAGCTGAAAGCGACGCCCTCACCCAACAAGTTCTCCAACTGCTCGGTGAAATTAAAGGGGCGGCGAAAGGGGATTTGACGGTACGCGCCCGCGTCGATCGCGGGAGTCTCGCCGCCGTCGCCGATTCGTTCAATTTTCTAATTTCTTCTCTGCGCCAGATCGTCACGGGAATCGCCCAACTCGCCGCTCAAGTGAGGAGGGCTACCCGCGATTCTACTGTCGATACGGCGGAGTTAGCCCAAATGGCTAGCGATGGGGCCGGTCAAATCGAGCGGGCGTTGAAATATGTGGAACGCCTCAATGCTTCGATTCAAGAGGTGACGGACGTCTCGCAAAGTGCGGCGCGCGTCGCCGAACAAGCGGCGCAAACAGCCCAAGTGGGGGGCGAATCCGTCGATCGCGCTGTCGCCGGAATTGCCCAATTGCGCCAGACGATCGCCCAAACCGCCAAAATGATGAAGCGTCTGGGAGAAAGTTCGCAGCAAATCGGCAAAATTGTCACCTCGATCTCTCAAATTGCCGCCCAAACCAATTTACTCGCCCTCAACGCCACCATCGAAGCCGCCCGCGCTGGAGAACGGGGGTTGGGCTTTGCGGTGGTTGCCGAAGAAATTCGCAAGCTCGCGGACCGTTCCGCCGGGGCGACTGAGGAGATTTCCGAAATTGTCGAGCAGATTCGCACTGAAGTCGGGCGGGTCTCGGAGGCGATGGAGGCGGGCACTCAAGAGGCGATCGCCGGAACCCAACTGGCGGCAGATGCGAAAAGTCATCTCAATGCCATTATTGAGGTCAGTCAGGAAATGAATGAGTTAGTACAAAAGATAACTAAGGCGACGACAAAACAAACGGCGGGATCGGAGGCGATCGCAAAAGTGATGCAACAAGTGAGTGCTATCTCGGAGAGTACGGCTCATAAATCGGTAGAAGTGCGTTCCTCTCTCGACGGATTGGCGATCGCGGTCAACCAATTGCAAGAGTCTGTCGCCAATTTTCGCTCTTAA
- a CDS encoding chemotaxis protein CheW, translated as MSALSPSSSPVSNEKESSTSIDSRQFLIFKQDNSWFAIDLMVVREVLFVSAQPIAPVPNTRSFVLGLTNLRGEILAVADFGRSIGSTPSESGGGEEESAIDRHRRILVLEAGNPNDPGGGAILMGLVVSQVRGVFAIDPDRIVSAVEVSEELAPFVRGLYDWEGQLLTIVDVEAIAHYQQW; from the coding sequence ATGAGTGCATTGAGTCCGTCGAGTTCTCCAGTGTCGAACGAAAAAGAATCGTCAACTTCGATCGACAGCCGACAATTTTTGATTTTCAAACAGGATAACAGTTGGTTTGCCATCGATTTGATGGTCGTGCGAGAAGTCTTGTTTGTGAGCGCCCAACCGATTGCTCCGGTGCCCAACACGCGATCGTTCGTGTTGGGATTGACCAACTTGCGCGGCGAGATTCTCGCCGTCGCCGATTTCGGGCGTTCCATCGGCAGCACCCCCTCGGAAAGCGGGGGAGGCGAGGAGGAAAGCGCGATCGATCGCCACCGGCGGATTTTGGTGTTAGAAGCGGGCAACCCGAACGATCCTGGGGGGGGAGCGATCTTAATGGGATTGGTGGTGTCGCAGGTGCGCGGGGTGTTCGCGATCGATCCCGATCGCATTGTCTCCGCCGTAGAAGTCAGCGAGGAACTCGCTCCCTTCGTTCGGGGATTATACGATTGGGAAGGGCAGTTATTGACGATCGTCGATGTCGAGGCGATCGCCCATTACCAACAGTGGTAA